Proteins encoded together in one Bradyrhizobium sp. PSBB068 window:
- the ilvC gene encoding ketol-acid reductoisomerase, translated as MRVYYDRDADLNLIKGKKVAIVGYGSQGHAHALNLKDSGVKDVAIALRKGSASAKKAENAGFKVMEVAEAAKWADLVMMLTPDELQGDIYREHLHDNMKKGAALVFAHGLNVHFNLLDPRADLDVLMIAPKGPGHTVRSEYQRGGGVPCLIAIAKDSSGNAHDLGLSYASAIGGGRAGIIETTFKEECETDLFGEQVVLCGGLVELIKGGYETLVEAGYAPEMAYFECLHEVKLIVDLIYEGGIANMNYSISNTAEYGEYVTGPRIVTAETKAEMKRVLADIQGGKFARDWMLENKVNQTSFKATRAKLAQHPIEEVGAKLRDMMPWIKKGALVDKSKN; from the coding sequence GAACCTGATCAAGGGCAAGAAGGTCGCCATCGTTGGCTACGGCAGCCAGGGCCACGCCCATGCGCTGAACCTGAAGGATTCCGGCGTCAAGGACGTCGCGATCGCGCTGCGCAAGGGTTCGGCCTCGGCCAAGAAGGCCGAGAACGCCGGCTTCAAAGTGATGGAAGTCGCCGAAGCCGCGAAGTGGGCCGACCTGGTCATGATGCTGACCCCGGACGAACTGCAGGGCGACATCTATCGCGAGCACCTGCACGACAACATGAAGAAGGGCGCGGCGCTGGTGTTCGCTCACGGCCTCAACGTGCACTTCAACCTGCTCGATCCGCGCGCCGACCTCGACGTGCTGATGATCGCGCCGAAGGGCCCCGGCCACACCGTGCGCTCGGAGTATCAGCGCGGCGGCGGCGTGCCCTGCCTGATCGCGATCGCCAAGGACTCCTCGGGCAACGCCCATGACCTCGGCCTGTCCTACGCCTCGGCGATCGGCGGCGGCCGCGCCGGCATCATCGAGACCACCTTCAAGGAAGAGTGCGAGACCGACCTGTTCGGCGAGCAGGTGGTGCTCTGCGGCGGCCTGGTCGAACTGATCAAGGGCGGCTACGAGACGCTGGTCGAAGCCGGCTACGCGCCCGAGATGGCCTATTTCGAGTGCCTGCATGAAGTGAAGCTGATCGTCGACCTGATCTATGAAGGCGGTATCGCCAACATGAACTACTCGATCTCCAACACCGCCGAATACGGCGAGTACGTCACCGGTCCGCGCATCGTCACGGCCGAGACCAAGGCCGAGATGAAGCGCGTGCTCGCCGACATCCAGGGCGGCAAGTTCGCCCGCGACTGGATGCTGGAGAACAAGGTCAACCAGACCTCGTTCAAGGCGACCCGCGCCAAGCTCGCCCAGCACCCGATCGAGGAAGTCGGCGCCAAGCTGCGCGACATGATGCCCTGGATCAAGAAGGGCGCGCTGGTCGACAAGAGCAAGAACTAA
- a CDS encoding DUF2336 domain-containing protein, whose amino-acid sequence MAQQASQSIIAELEDAVRDGTSAKRVQTLRQVTDLFLNDGDRLNDEQVKVFDDVLCLLVARVETRARAELSKRLAPLDYAPFDVIHHLAWDEDIGVAGEVLTHSSRLSNAALREIASSKGQDHLFAISARENLPAFVTDVIIDRGEDRVIRRLAKNAGAEFSDNGYSTIVARAEGDDELVEILGLRIDIPAKLLRDLLQRAKDTVRARLLAIASPRAREEISQVLNDIAQEEAAAPRRNYGIAEELVKLMKQLNELDDAAVYKFAEDGKFDEVTVALAVLNDMPIAMIERLMLGLRSDLLLIPCRSAKLNWPTVEAILRKRPLPHAIDHATLEIAQRDYRRLSLETAQRTVRFWQLHNRIEKQPITAG is encoded by the coding sequence ATGGCGCAACAGGCGTCACAATCGATTATTGCCGAACTCGAGGATGCGGTCCGGGACGGGACATCGGCCAAGCGCGTGCAGACGCTGCGGCAGGTCACCGATCTGTTCCTGAACGATGGCGACCGCCTCAACGATGAACAGGTCAAGGTGTTCGACGACGTGCTCTGCCTGCTGGTGGCGCGCGTCGAGACGCGTGCGCGGGCCGAGCTCAGCAAGCGGCTCGCACCGCTCGACTATGCGCCGTTTGATGTGATTCACCATCTTGCCTGGGACGAGGATATCGGCGTCGCCGGCGAGGTGCTGACCCACTCCAGCCGCCTCTCAAACGCCGCACTGCGCGAGATCGCCAGCAGCAAGGGACAGGATCATCTGTTCGCGATCTCGGCGCGGGAAAATCTGCCCGCGTTCGTCACCGACGTGATCATCGACCGCGGCGAGGACCGGGTGATCCGGCGCCTCGCCAAGAACGCCGGCGCTGAGTTCTCCGACAACGGCTACTCCACGATCGTCGCCCGCGCCGAAGGCGACGACGAACTGGTCGAGATCCTCGGCCTGCGCATCGACATTCCGGCCAAGCTGTTGCGCGACCTGCTGCAGCGCGCCAAGGACACCGTGCGCGCCCGCCTGCTCGCGATCGCCTCGCCCCGCGCGCGCGAGGAGATCAGCCAGGTGCTGAACGACATCGCGCAGGAAGAGGCCGCCGCCCCGCGCCGCAACTACGGCATCGCCGAAGAGCTTGTGAAGCTGATGAAGCAGCTGAACGAGCTCGATGATGCGGCCGTCTACAAATTCGCCGAGGACGGCAAGTTCGACGAGGTCACGGTCGCGCTCGCCGTGCTCAACGACATGCCGATCGCGATGATCGAGCGGCTGATGCTCGGGCTGCGCTCCGACCTGCTGCTGATCCCGTGCCGCTCGGCAAAGCTGAACTGGCCGACGGTCGAGGCCATCCTGCGCAAGCGGCCGCTGCCGCATGCCATCGACCACGCGACGCTGGAGATCGCGCAACGCGACTACCGGCGGCTGTCGCTGGAGACCGCCCAGCGCACGGTGCGGTTCTGGCAACTGCACAACAGGATCGAGAAGCAGCCGATCACGGCGGGCTAA